In the genome of Mycobacteriales bacterium, the window AAGCCGAGCGAGAAGGACCCGTCGGCGTCGCTGTTCCTGGCTCAGCTGTGGAAGGACGCCGGGGTGCCCGACGGCGTCTTCACCGTCGTCCAGGGCGACAAGGTGGCGGTCGACCGGCTGCTGATCCACCCGGACGTCGAGGCGATCAGCTTCGTCGGGTCGACGCCGATCGCGCGCTACATCTACGAGACCGGTACGTCGAACGGCAAGCGGGTGCAGGCGCTGGGCGGTGCGAAGAACCACATGATGGTGCTGCCGGACGCCGACATCGACATGGCGGCCGATGCGGCGGTCTCCGCTGCGTACGGCGCGGCGGGCGAGCGATGCATGGCGATCTCGGTTGCGGTCGCGGTCGGTGACTCCGGGGACCGGCTGGTCGACGCGATCGCCGCGCGGCTGCCGAAGCTGCGGATCGGTAACGGCGCGGACCCCGACACGGACATGGGGCCGCTGATCACCCAGGAGCACCGCGACAAGGTCGCCGGATACATCGCGGCCGGCGAGCAGGCCGGTGCGCGGGTCGTCGTCGACGGCCGCGAGGCGGAGCTTCCGGACCACGGCTTCTTCCTCGGCACCACGCTGCTCGACCAGGTCACGCCCGACATGTCGGTCTACACCGATGAGATCTTCGGTCCGGTCCTGGTCGTCCTGCGAGCGGAGAGCTACGACGACGCCATCGAGATCATCAACGCGAACGCTTACGCGAACGGCGTCGCGATCTTCACGCGCGACGGAGGCACGGCCCGTCGCTTCCAGTTCGACGTACAAGTGGGAATGGTCGGCGTGAACGTGCCGATCCCGGTTCCCGTCGCGTACTACTCGTTCGGCGGCTGGAAGGCCTCGCTGTTCGGCGATCAGCACATGTACGGGCCGGAGGGCATCAACTTCTATACGAGAGGCAAGGTTGTGACCTCACGCTGGCCGGATCCGGCCGAGTCCATGGTTGACCTCGGCTTCCCCCGCACGCGATGACCGAGCTCATGCCGGCGCGGGCCGGCAGCACCCTGGACGAGGCCGACGTCCGCAAGTACGACCGCGCGCACGTCTTCCATTCCTGGTCGGCGCAGGCGGCGATCGACCCGCTGCCCATCGCGGGCGCGTCCGGCTGCTACTTCTGGGACTACGCCGGCACCCGTTACCTCGACTTCTCCTCGCAGCTGGTCAACGTCAACATCGGTTACCAGCACCCGAAGCTGGTGGCGGCGATCCAGGCCCAGGCGGCCGACCTCTGCACGATCGCGCCGTCGTTCGCGAATGACGCGCGCAGCGAGGCCGCCCGGTTGATCGCCGAGATCGCGCCGGGCGACCTGAACCAGGTCTTCTTCACCAACGGCGGTGCGGAGGCGAACGAGAACGCCATCCGCATGGCTCGGCTGCATACCGGACGGCACAAGGTGATGGCGGCCTACCGCAGCTATCACGGCGCGACTGCGGGCGCGATCGCGCTCACCGGCGATCCGCGGCGCTGGCCGTCGGAGCCCGGCATGCCCGGGATCGTCCGCTACTGGGGGCCCTACACCTACCGGTCCGCGTTCCATTCCGCTGACGACGCCGAGGAGTGCGAGCGCGCCCTCGCGCACCTGCGCGACCTGATCACGGTCGAAGGCCCGCAGACGATCGCCGCGATCCTGCTCGAGACCGTGGTCGGAACCAACGGGGTCCTCGTGCCGCCGGACGGCTACCTCGCCGGCGTCCGGGAGATCTGTGACCAGTTCGGGATCATGATGATCGCGGACGAGGTCATGGCCGGGTTCGGCCGGTGTGGCGAGTGGCTGGCCGTCGACCACTGGGGCATCACCCCGGATCTGATCACCTTCGCGAAGGGCATCAACTCCGGTTACGTCCCGCTCGGCGGCGTGATCCTGTCCGACCGGGTGGCCGAGTCGTTCCAGAACGTCGTCTATCCCGGTGGGCTCACTTACTCCGGCCATCCGCTGGCATGCGCCTCTGCGGTCGCATCGATCGGGATCTTCCGCGAGGAGGGCATCGTCGAGAACGCCCGCCGGATCGGCACGGACGTGCTCGGACCGGGGCTGCGGGCGCTGGCGGAACGGCATCCGTCGGTGGGTGAGGTCCGCGGCCTCGGCGTGTTCTGGGCCCTCGACCTGGTTCGCGACCGCGCCACCCGCGAGCCGCTCGTGCCGTTCAACGCGGCCGGGCCGGCGGCGGCGCCGATGGCGGAGTTCACCAAGGCCTGCAAGGACCGTGGGCTGTGGCCGTTCATCCACTTCAACCGGACGCATGCGGTCCCGCCCTGCACGATCACCGATGCCGAGGTCGCCGAAGGTCTCGGCGCGCTCGACGAGGCGCTCGAGGTCGCCGACCGCTACTACACCGGCGCCTAGCTGTACTCGGCCGCTCAATGCCGGCTGGACGACGGGCCGGCTCCGGGTTCGGGACCATGGTCCCGAGTTTGCGGCTTCGTCCGCACGCGCGGCGTGGGCCGTGCGACACTTCGGCACACGAGCGCGCCTGGAACTTCCCAGACCCTGTTCTCCTCGCCGCTGACGTCGATACGAAGGTGGCGACGCCATGCACGAGACCAACCGGACCGAGCCGTCCGCAGGTGGCGCGACGGCGACCGCAGGTTCACCGCCGGACCGCAGCCGGGTGACGCCGGGCGACGCCCGCTCGGTGCGTTGCCGCTACTGCTCCGCCCCGATTCCCGCCGCGTCGTTCGTCTATTGGACCCGAGGCAGTCGACTGCTCTCCGCGGACTGTCCGTCCTGCACCCGGCGCACGACACTGGCCGTGCGTGGCATCGGTCCGCTGCCGTTGCCGGCGGAACGTGGGATCACGATCGTGCCGGCGAGCTCGACGCTGGAGCTGGTCGATGTCGACGGTTAAAGCCCGACGGCGGCGGCGACGTCGTCGGCCGGCGCCGCGGCGCTCGGCGCCGGCCGCCCGAACAGGTAGCCCTGCGCGAGCGGTACGCCGAGCTGCTCGAGCAGCGCCGCCTGATCCTCGGTCTCGACGCCCTCGCTGACCAGCTGCAACCCGCAGCCCTTGGTGAGCTCGACCATCGCACGGATGATGTGCTCGCTGACCGGCTCCTTGCCCAGTGCGGAGACGAAGCTCTGGTCGACCTTCACGATGTCGATGGCCGGGAAGCGCTGAAGGTAGCCGAGGCCGGCGTAGCCGGTGCCGAAGTCATCGATGGCCAGGGAGACCCCGACGGCCCGCAACCGGTCGAGCAGCGCCGAGCCGTCGGTGCGCGACAGCAGCCGGTCCTCGGTCAGCTCGAGCACGAGATCGGAGGCATCCAGCCCGGACTCGGCCAGGCAGCGGGTCACGACATCCGGGAGGTCGCCCCGGCCGACCTGCAGCGAGCTGATGTTCACCGACACCCGGCGGCACGATCCCTGGTGCCGCCCGGCGTCAAGGCAGGCCCGCCGGATCAGCCAGTCGGTCACCGGTGACTCGTACTCGCTGTCGAGGATGACTTCGAGGAAGTCCGCCGGCCCGAGCAGGCCGCGCTCCGGATGCTGCCAGCGCAGCAGTGCCTCGCGGCCCATGACGCGGCGGTCGGACAACCGCACGATCGGCTGGTAGTGAAGGACGAACTGCTCCTGCTCGAGCGCCGGTCCGACGTCGTTGCGCAGCTGGAGCTCCGCCGCCGCCGAGCTACGCATGGTCGGGTCGTACACGTACCACGCGCCGCGCTCCTCGAGCTTGGCGCGGTACATCGCGGTGTCCGCCTGGGCGAGCAGGTCATCGGCTGTCGTCGACGGGTCGCCGTAGGCGATGCCGATCGACAGCGAGGGGGTGAAGCTGACGCCGCCGAGCCGCAGCGGAGCGCGGACGCCTTCGACCACCCGGCCGGCGAGGGCGATCACCTCCGCCTTGGTCCGCATGCCGCGGACGATCACGACGAACTCGTCACCACTGAGCCGCCCGACGATGTCGGTGTCGCGAACACTGGCACGGATCCGCCGGCTCACCTCACGGATGTACAGGTCGCCGACCGCGTGGCCGTGCCCGTCGTTCACCAGCTTCAGCCGGTCGAGGTCGCAGAAGAAGATCGCGGTCGCGGTCTCCGACGCGATGTCGGTGCTGAGCGCCTCCTGCAGGCGGAGCATCGAGAGCGCGCGGTTGGGCAGCCCGGTCAGTGCGTCGAAGTGCGCCTGCTGCACGAGCCGTTCCTCGACCCGCTTGCGGTCGGTGACGTCCTCGACCTGGGCGATGACCGTGCTCGGCTCGTCGACGCTGTCCAGTGACGCCAGATGCAGGCGTCCCCACACGACCGTGCCGTCCGGCAGCAGGTACCGCGACTCCATCGGGAACCCGGCCGTGGAGTCGATCGAGTGTCCGCTCCGCGGGTCGGTCATCGTCAGCAACCGGCCCGGGATCACGTCGTCGGGGTGCATGTACTCGCTCGGCCGGTGGCCGACCAGCTCGTGCGGCGCGCGAGCGAGAAAGCCGCAGAACGCCGCGTTGACGCTGGAGAAGCGACCGTCTGCGTCGAGCAAGGCGATTGCCACCGGGCTGGTGTCGAAGACCGACTGGAAGCGTCGTATGCCGCGCCGGCTGTCCGCGGCGAGGGTGGCGTGCTGGATCGCGAGCGACGCGGTGACCGCGAATGCCTCGAGCGCGCGGCGGGTCGCCGGTCCCGGTCGCTTCCCGTCGCGGGGGACGTCGACCGAGAGCATGCCGAGTAACCCGCCCTCGGAGGACTCCAGCGGCGCGAACAGCGCGTCCTCCGGGTGCCACGCATCCGGGTCCTCGGACACCGGAATGTCCGGAACCCACGAGAAGATGTCGGCCGGGTCCTCCACCGAGTTTGCGTGATCGAGGAAGCGCAGCCGGCCCCAAGGCTCGCTCGCCTCGACCAGCTTCGCCCAGCCGTCGCGCCCCTGGCGGCGGTTCAGCAGCGACTCGCGCACCTCGTCCGGGCCGGACACCGCGGCGACCACCATGGTCTCGTCGTCATCGACGATGTTGACGACCGCGACCTCGAAGCCCATCGACTCGACGATGGTGTCGGCGACGAGCTGGAGCATCTCGGTCAGGTCGAGGACCGAGTTGCCGGCCGCCGCGGCTTCGAGCGCGCTCGAGGCAGGGCGAGACCCAGGCATACCGTCCCCTCTGAGCAGCGTGCAGTGCCGTCGTTGGCGTATGAGATGTGTCGGCACGAACGGGCGGCAACTTGTCCGATCTCACACGCCTGTCCGGAGGAGTCGGGGTTGGGGCATTCGGCCCTACGAGGACGCCGCGCAGCCGCTATAGGGCACGTGTGCCAGATCGACGAACCCGGGCAGCAGTTGGCTGTGGGTTTGTCCGTTTTGCCGGTATCGGATGCGGAACTGCACCGGGTCCGGTGCAGGACAGCGGACCAGCACCCGCAGCGTGGCGGTCAGCCAGATCGAGCTGCCGCCCGGCGCGACGGCGTTGGAGTACGGCTCGAACGGGAGCGTCCGTTCCCCGCAGGACCCGGCCGCCGTGCGGAGCACCCGCAGCCCGGGCACCATCAGCCGGATGCGCACCCCCACGATGTCGAAGACCAGGTTGGAGACGTTGTTGACCTGGATGCCCACCTGCAGGCGATGGCCGTGCTGCACCGAGCAGGTGG includes:
- a CDS encoding aspartate aminotransferase family protein gives rise to the protein MPARAGSTLDEADVRKYDRAHVFHSWSAQAAIDPLPIAGASGCYFWDYAGTRYLDFSSQLVNVNIGYQHPKLVAAIQAQAADLCTIAPSFANDARSEAARLIAEIAPGDLNQVFFTNGGAEANENAIRMARLHTGRHKVMAAYRSYHGATAGAIALTGDPRRWPSEPGMPGIVRYWGPYTYRSAFHSADDAEECERALAHLRDLITVEGPQTIAAILLETVVGTNGVLVPPDGYLAGVREICDQFGIMMIADEVMAGFGRCGEWLAVDHWGITPDLITFAKGINSGYVPLGGVILSDRVAESFQNVVYPGGLTYSGHPLACASAVASIGIFREEGIVENARRIGTDVLGPGLRALAERHPSVGEVRGLGVFWALDLVRDRATREPLVPFNAAGPAAAPMAEFTKACKDRGLWPFIHFNRTHAVPPCTITDAEVAEGLGALDEALEVADRYYTGA
- a CDS encoding EAL domain-containing protein produces the protein MPGSRPASSALEAAAAGNSVLDLTEMLQLVADTIVESMGFEVAVVNIVDDDETMVVAAVSGPDEVRESLLNRRQGRDGWAKLVEASEPWGRLRFLDHANSVEDPADIFSWVPDIPVSEDPDAWHPEDALFAPLESSEGGLLGMLSVDVPRDGKRPGPATRRALEAFAVTASLAIQHATLAADSRRGIRRFQSVFDTSPVAIALLDADGRFSSVNAAFCGFLARAPHELVGHRPSEYMHPDDVIPGRLLTMTDPRSGHSIDSTAGFPMESRYLLPDGTVVWGRLHLASLDSVDEPSTVIAQVEDVTDRKRVEERLVQQAHFDALTGLPNRALSMLRLQEALSTDIASETATAIFFCDLDRLKLVNDGHGHAVGDLYIREVSRRIRASVRDTDIVGRLSGDEFVVIVRGMRTKAEVIALAGRVVEGVRAPLRLGGVSFTPSLSIGIAYGDPSTTADDLLAQADTAMYRAKLEERGAWYVYDPTMRSSAAAELQLRNDVGPALEQEQFVLHYQPIVRLSDRRVMGREALLRWQHPERGLLGPADFLEVILDSEYESPVTDWLIRRACLDAGRHQGSCRRVSVNISSLQVGRGDLPDVVTRCLAESGLDASDLVLELTEDRLLSRTDGSALLDRLRAVGVSLAIDDFGTGYAGLGYLQRFPAIDIVKVDQSFVSALGKEPVSEHIIRAMVELTKGCGLQLVSEGVETEDQAALLEQLGVPLAQGYLFGRPAPSAAAPADDVAAAVGL
- a CDS encoding CoA-acylating methylmalonate-semialdehyde dehydrogenase yields the protein METLIPHWIDGKQTASRSGRTSPVFNPATGEQTASVGLADVAEVDAAVASAKEAAKEWRLASLSKRAAVLFELRELLHRRQTELAAIITAEHGKVLSDALGEVARGLENVEFATGVPHLLKGGFSEQASTDVDVYSIRQPLGVVAGITPFNFPAMVPLWMCANAIAAGNAFVLKPSEKDPSASLFLAQLWKDAGVPDGVFTVVQGDKVAVDRLLIHPDVEAISFVGSTPIARYIYETGTSNGKRVQALGGAKNHMMVLPDADIDMAADAAVSAAYGAAGERCMAISVAVAVGDSGDRLVDAIAARLPKLRIGNGADPDTDMGPLITQEHRDKVAGYIAAGEQAGARVVVDGREAELPDHGFFLGTTLLDQVTPDMSVYTDEIFGPVLVVLRAESYDDAIEIINANAYANGVAIFTRDGGTARRFQFDVQVGMVGVNVPIPVPVAYYSFGGWKASLFGDQHMYGPEGINFYTRGKVVTSRWPDPAESMVDLGFPRTR